The following is a genomic window from Crossiella equi.
GATCGCCACCGCCAGCCGCTGCACCGCGACCAGCTCGGCCATCGGGTCGCCGCCACCGGTGAGGAACGTGCCGCCGGTGTCGGCCACCTGCTGCGCCAGGCCCTCCGGCGCGGGGCCGAACATCCAGGTCACGCGGTTGGGGCCGGTGATGCTGATCGGGCCGTGCCGGTACTCCATGGCCGGGTAGGACTCCGTCCACGCGCACGCCGCCTCGCGCATCTTCAACGCGGCCTCCTGCGCCAGCCCGTAGGTCCAGCTCCGCCCCAGGAAGGTGAACTGCTCGGCCCCGACGAGCGCGGACGGCAGCTCCCGCGCCAGGGCGGCCTCGGCGTCGGCGATCGCGGCGGTCAGGTCCTCACCCAGGCTGGCCCGCAGCAGCGCCAGCGCCGTGGTGGCGAAGCGGGTCTGCACCACCGAGCGCTCGTCGGCGAAGTCCAGCAGCACGATCGCGTCGGCGGCGGTGGAGATCGGCGTGTCCGCGTCCCCCGTGATCGCCACCGTCGGGTCGTCCAGCCGCGCGGCCAGGTCCAGCACCTCGGTGGTCGTCCCGGACCGCGTGATCAGCACGACCCGGTCGTAGCGGCGGCCCAGCGGGTACTCCGAGGCCGCGAACGCGTCGGTCTGCCCGTGCCCACCGCCCTCCCGCAGCGACGCGTAGGCCTGCGCGATGAACCACGACGTGCCACAGCCGACGACCGCGACCCGCTCCCCGTCCCGGGGCAGCAGCTCGGCGAAACCCTCGGCCAGTCCGGCCGCCCGCCGCCAGCACTCCGGCTGGCTGCGCAGCTCGGCCACCACGAACGGCTCCACGGCGAACCTCCTCTATCCCCAGGTTCTGCAACAATCCTGCGCGATGCTGCGTGTAAGTGCGTGCAATAAGCAACAATAGTGCACGATCGACCATTCACAGTCGAGGGCCGCATGAGCGATCATGTGCGCGGAGGTGCGTGGTGAACCGGTACGAGCGGCTGAACACCCTGTTGGAGATCCTGGCCGAGCGCGGACGCGTCGAGGTGGACGACATCGCGGCGGAGCTGGACGCCTCGGCGGCGACGATCCGGCGGGACCTGGACCACCTGGCCGGGCAGCAGCTGCTGACCCGCACCCGGGGCGGCGCGGTCGCGCACGCGGTCTCCTACGACCTGCCGCTGCGCTACAAGTCGGTCCGGCACGCCGACGAGAAGCAGCGCATCGGCAAGGAGGCCGCCGCCCTGGTCGCGCGCGGCTCGGTGGTCGGCCTCAACGGCGGCACCACCACCACGGAGGTGGCCCGCGCCCTGGCGACCAGGGGCGACCTGCCGCACGTGGAGGGCGAGACCGCGATCACCGTGGTCACCAACGCGCTCAACATCGGCAACGAGCTCGCGGTACGCCCGCAGGTCAAGCTCGTCGTCACCGGCGGGGTCGCCCGCCCGCAGTCCTACGAGCTCATCGGCCCGCTGGGCACCAAGATCCTGGACGAGCTGACCCTGGACATCACCTTCCTCGGCGTGGACGCGATCGACCCGGCCACCGGCGCGGCCGCCCACCACGAGGGCGAGGCCAGCATCAACCGGCTGCTCGCCGCGCGGGCCCGCAAGGTCGTGGTGGTGGCCGACTCCTCCAAGATCGGCGGCAGCGCCTTCGCCCGCATCTGCGGCATCGAGGAGGTCGACGTGCTGGTCACCGACACCGACGCCACCGACGAGGACGTGCGCCGCTTCGCCGAGCGCGGCGTGGACGTCGTACGGGTCTGAGCACGGTCCTCGCCCACCGCCGCGGGCCGCTGAGTAGAACCACCCTGGTCCGGCCGTGTGACACAGCGCTATGGTGCGATTACGGTTGGCGCAAGAGTGTTGACTAGTGCGCATTACACCGCAAGCATGAGCGAAATCACGCATCTTGTGACCATCCTTCGCTCATCGGCGAGACTAGGGGAGAAGTCATGATCCTGTCCTCGAAGAGGGCGAGGCGCGGGCTGTCGGTCGTACTGGCCGCGGGCCTCGGCCTCGCGTTGACGGCCTGCGGTTCGGGGGGTGCCGGGGGCGACGGCAAGTCGTTGACCTACTGGTCGATGTGGAAGGAGAACGAGCCGCAGGCCAAGGTTCTCCAGGAAGCCGCGACCGCCTTCGAGCAGGCCAACGGGATCAAGGTCAACATCCAGTGGCAGGGCCGCGACGTCCTGAAGAAGGTCGCGCCCGCCCTGCGCGGCGGCGACCTGCCGGACCTGATCGACCAGGAGGTCAGCCAGGTCAACGCGACCCTGGTCAGCAGTGGCGCCCAGCGCGACCTGACCGGGCTGTTCGCCGCGGACGCCGGTGGCAAGAAGGTCTCCGACGTGGTGCCGGACCGCTACCTGGCCAACGCCAAGAAGGACGGCAAGCCGTTCCTGCTGCCCTACACCCTGCTGGGCTTCGGCATCTGGTTCGACGGCGCCGCGCTGCCCGAGGTCGCGGGCAAGCCCATCACGCAGTGGAACGACTTCACCCAGCTGCTGGCCAAGCGCAAGAGCGAGGGCAAGAACCCGCTCGCGCTCGACGGCGACATCGGCGACTACAACGGCTACTGGACCATCGGCCTGCTGCAGAGCCAGCTCGGCGTCGGCAAGGTCAACGAGCTGGCCAAGGACCCCGAGGGCAAGGCGTGGAACACCGAGCCGGTCAAGACCGCGCTCGGCGAGATCCGCAAGCTCGTGCAGAACGGCTACTTCATCCCCGGCTACGACGGCAGCAAGTTCCCCGCCGTGCAGGAGCGCTGGGCGCAGGGCCAGGCCGACTTCGTCTACGTCGGCAGCTGGCTGCCCAGCGAGACCGGTGAGAAGGCCAAGCCCGGCTTCCAGTTCCGCTTCATGCCGATGCCGTCGCTGACCGGCAAGGTCGTGGTGCCCTCCTCGATCATCGGCTTCGCCATCCCGCAGCGCGCCAAGAACGCCGAGGCCGCCGAGAAGTTCGCCGCCTACTTCATGCGCGACGAGCAGCTGGGCAAGATCGCCACGGTGGCCGGGAACATCCCCGCCAACCCGAAGCTGCCCGCGCCGGAGAAGCTCGCCGACGTCGGCAAGGCCTTGTCCGAGAACGAGGTCGGCCGCCCGCTCGACGGTGTGGACGCCGACTTCCCCGGGTACAACACCGAGGTGTTCAACCCCGTCAACGACCAGCTGATCAAGGGCAAGATCGGCGTGGCGGAGTTCCTCACCCAGCTGGCCACCGCACAGGCCAACTACTGGAAGAAGCAGCGCTGATGGCCGCCCCCGCCGTGCCGGCGCCCGCGGTCCGGGCACCGGCGCGGCGGGCCGGCGCGGGCTCGGCCGCGTCCGGCCCGCTGGCCCGTCGCCGCCGCCAGATCTTCTGGCCGTTCCTGCTGCCCGCGCTGCTGGTCTACGTCGTCTTCTTCATCGGTCCCACGGCCGCCTCGGTGTGGATCTCCTTCCACCGCTGGAACGGCATCGGCGAGATGGAGCCGCGCGGCTTCGACAACTACCTGCTGCTGCTGGACGACTCGGTCTTCCTGACCTCCTTCGCCAACACCATGGTCATCCTGGTGGGCGTGGGCCTGGCCACGTTCGTGGTCAGCTTCGCCTTCACCATGGTGCTGCGCGAGATGCGCGGCCGGAAGTTCGTGCGCTCGGTGCTGTTCTTCCCCTACATCATCGCGCCGCTGGTGCTCTCGGTGCTGTGGGGCTTCCTGTTCTCCAACGAGGGCCTGGTCAACGCCGCCTGGACCGCGATCTCGGGCGGGGACGGCCCGAAGTGGCTCTCCGACCACCTGTTCGCCATCGTCGCCATCGGCCTGGTGTGGATCAACACCGGCTTCTACACCACGGTGATCATGGCCGGGGTGGACCGGATCCCGCCGGAGCTCTACGAGGACTGCTCGCTGGCCGGTGCCAACGCCTGGCAGCGCTTCCGCTACGTCACCCTGCCGCTGTCCTGGGAGGTCGTCGCCACCGCCGCGGTGATCTGGACGATCTCCTCGCTGAAGATCTTCGAGTTCATCTACGCCTTCGGCGGCACGCCCAACGACATGCCGACCCCGGGCATCTGGAACAGCGCGCTGTTCGTCTACGGCCAGACCTTCGGCAACCGGGTGCCGCAGTACCAGTTCGGCTACGCCTCCGCGGCCGCGGTCGCCACGCTGGCCGTGATCATCGTGCTCGTCGTGCTGCTGCGCCGGTTGATGCGGCGCGAGGCCATCCAGTTCTGAGGGAGGGGGCGTCGTCGTGACCAGCTCCGTGATCGAGGAGACCGCGCCGAAGGCCAAGCGCGAACGCCAGCCGCTGCGCGCCGCGGGCCTCGGCCTGGTGTGGCTGCTCGTCGCGTTCAACGTCGGCGTGCTGCTGTGGATGCTGCTCGCCGCCCTGCGCGAGCACACCGCGATCTTCGCCAACCCATGGGGCCTGGACTCCTTCGGCGCGGTCGGCAACTTCGTGCGCGCCTGGGTGGACAGCGACTTCGGTGGCGCCGCGCTGAACACGATCCTGGTGGTGGCCTCGGCCTCGGTGGTGGTCACGCTGATCTGCGCGCCCGCCTCCTATGTGCTGTCCAAGACCAGGAGCCGCCTCTCCGGCGGCATGTCGGTCTTCTTCGCGATGGGCATCGGCATCCCGGTGCAGGTCATCGTGATCCCGCTGTTCGTGCTCATGCAGGAGCTCGGGCTGGTGGACAGCCTGTTCGGGCTGTTCGTGCTGTACGTGGCGCTGTCGGTGCCGTTCACCGTGTTCCTGCTGACCGGGTTCTTCGGCTCGCTGCCGGATGAGATCGAGGAGGCCGCGGCCATCGACGGCGCGGGCTCGCTGCGCACCTTCGCCCTGATCGTGCTGCCGCTGGCGCGCAACGGCCTGCTCACCGCGCTGATGCTGAACGTGATCGGGCTGTGGAACGAGACGTTCATCGCGATGGTGTTCGTGCAGACCACGGACAAGTACACGCTGTCGTTGTCGCTGCTGGGCTTCATGCAGACCCAGCAGTACTCGGGCCTGGACTACGGCACGCTCTTCGCCGGGGTGAGCATCCTGGTGCTGCCCATGGTCCTGGTCTACGTCTGGCTCGGTCGGCGCATCATCGAGGGTCTCACCGTGGGAGCGGTCAAGTGACGAGCTTCGCGCAGGGACGGCTGCGGCTGCCGATGTCCCCGGTCGGTCCGGAGAACCCGCTGCCGCCCATCACCGGGCTGCTGGACGAGCTGGGCGCCACGGACCTGTCCGGGGTGCCGGAGGACCTGGCCGCGGCGGCGCGGTACGGGCACGTGCGCGGCATGATGCCCTACCTCACCCAGGACTCGTACACCCGGGCCCCGGTTGAGTCCACTGTGGACACCGTGGTGCTCGACAACGGGCGCCTGCGTGCGGAGTTCGTGCCCTCGCTCGGCGGTCGGCTGTGGTCGCTGCGGGACCTGGACCGCGACCGCGAGCTGCTGCACGTACCGCGCCTGTTGCAGCCCGCCAACCTCGCGCTGCGCAACGCCTGGTTCGCCGGTGGCGTGGAGTGGAACATCGGCACGCGCGGGCACAGTCCGTTCACCTGCGCGCCGCTGCACGCCGCCCAGGTGCGCGGTCCAGGCGGGGTGCCCGCGCTGCGCATGTGGGAGTGGGAACGCCTGCGGGGCGTGGTGTTCCAGGTCGACGCGTGGCTGGGCGAGGACTCGCCGGTGCTGCACGTCGGCGTGCGGATCCACAACCCGCAGCCGCACGAGGTGCCCATGTACTGGTGGTCCAACACCGCGGTCACCGAGTCGCGCGAGCTGCGGGTGCTGGCGCCGTCGGCGAGCGCGTTCCGCACCCACTACAGCGGAAAACTGTCCAGAGTGGACGTTCCGGTGGCCGGCGGTCTGGAGACCACCTACCCGGCGGGCGTCCCGGACGCGGCGGACTTCTTCCACGACCTCCCGGACACCCCGGACGGCCACCCCTGGATCGCCGCCCTGGACGCGCAGGGCTACGGCCTGGCGCAGTCCTCGACCGGTCGGCTGCGCGGCCGCAAGCTGTTCACCTGGGGCGACTCGGTGGGCGGGCGGCACTGGCAGGAATGGCTGGGCGGTGCGGACACGGCCCCGTACTGTGAGATCCAGGCGGGCCTGGCGCGCACGCAGTACGAGCACCTGCCGATGCCCGCCGGCGCGGACTGGACCTGGGTGGAGACCTATGGCCCGCTGGCGGCCGATCCCGCCGCGGTGCACGGGGACTCGTGGCCGGACGCGGTGGCCGAGGTCGGGCGCGCGGTGACGGCCTCGGTGTCGACGGCCTGCCTGTA
Proteins encoded in this region:
- a CDS encoding ABC transporter substrate-binding protein; translation: MILSSKRARRGLSVVLAAGLGLALTACGSGGAGGDGKSLTYWSMWKENEPQAKVLQEAATAFEQANGIKVNIQWQGRDVLKKVAPALRGGDLPDLIDQEVSQVNATLVSSGAQRDLTGLFAADAGGKKVSDVVPDRYLANAKKDGKPFLLPYTLLGFGIWFDGAALPEVAGKPITQWNDFTQLLAKRKSEGKNPLALDGDIGDYNGYWTIGLLQSQLGVGKVNELAKDPEGKAWNTEPVKTALGEIRKLVQNGYFIPGYDGSKFPAVQERWAQGQADFVYVGSWLPSETGEKAKPGFQFRFMPMPSLTGKVVVPSSIIGFAIPQRAKNAEAAEKFAAYFMRDEQLGKIATVAGNIPANPKLPAPEKLADVGKALSENEVGRPLDGVDADFPGYNTEVFNPVNDQLIKGKIGVAEFLTQLATAQANYWKKQR
- a CDS encoding carbohydrate ABC transporter permease → MTSSVIEETAPKAKRERQPLRAAGLGLVWLLVAFNVGVLLWMLLAALREHTAIFANPWGLDSFGAVGNFVRAWVDSDFGGAALNTILVVASASVVVTLICAPASYVLSKTRSRLSGGMSVFFAMGIGIPVQVIVIPLFVLMQELGLVDSLFGLFVLYVALSVPFTVFLLTGFFGSLPDEIEEAAAIDGAGSLRTFALIVLPLARNGLLTALMLNVIGLWNETFIAMVFVQTTDKYTLSLSLLGFMQTQQYSGLDYGTLFAGVSILVLPMVLVYVWLGRRIIEGLTVGAVK
- a CDS encoding DeoR/GlpR family DNA-binding transcription regulator, encoding MNRYERLNTLLEILAERGRVEVDDIAAELDASAATIRRDLDHLAGQQLLTRTRGGAVAHAVSYDLPLRYKSVRHADEKQRIGKEAAALVARGSVVGLNGGTTTTEVARALATRGDLPHVEGETAITVVTNALNIGNELAVRPQVKLVVTGGVARPQSYELIGPLGTKILDELTLDITFLGVDAIDPATGAAAHHEGEASINRLLAARARKVVVVADSSKIGGSAFARICGIEEVDVLVTDTDATDEDVRRFAERGVDVVRV
- a CDS encoding SIS domain-containing protein, which produces MEPFVVAELRSQPECWRRAAGLAEGFAELLPRDGERVAVVGCGTSWFIAQAYASLREGGGHGQTDAFAASEYPLGRRYDRVVLITRSGTTTEVLDLAARLDDPTVAITGDADTPISTAADAIVLLDFADERSVVQTRFATTALALLRASLGEDLTAAIADAEAALARELPSALVGAEQFTFLGRSWTYGLAQEAALKMREAACAWTESYPAMEYRHGPISITGPNRVTWMFGPAPEGLAQQVADTGGTFLTGGGDPMAELVAVQRLAVAIASAKGLDPDQPRHLTRSVILDHTS
- a CDS encoding DUF5107 domain-containing protein, whose product is MTSFAQGRLRLPMSPVGPENPLPPITGLLDELGATDLSGVPEDLAAAARYGHVRGMMPYLTQDSYTRAPVESTVDTVVLDNGRLRAEFVPSLGGRLWSLRDLDRDRELLHVPRLLQPANLALRNAWFAGGVEWNIGTRGHSPFTCAPLHAAQVRGPGGVPALRMWEWERLRGVVFQVDAWLGEDSPVLHVGVRIHNPQPHEVPMYWWSNTAVTESRELRVLAPSASAFRTHYSGKLSRVDVPVAGGLETTYPAGVPDAADFFHDLPDTPDGHPWIAALDAQGYGLAQSSTGRLRGRKLFTWGDSVGGRHWQEWLGGADTAPYCEIQAGLARTQYEHLPMPAGADWTWVETYGPLAADPAAVHGDSWPDAVAEVGRAVTASVSTACLYAALHEYDAVTSKLPPVTDFSAGSGWGALERHRRAASGEPLLPASTPFAEQTLGPDQQPWLELLRTKTFPEHDPATPPPSYAEPADWAARLAAAPQHWATAYHRGVLAHNTGALDEAADHYRQSLALAPSAWALRALARVSTEQGDPGKAAQLLREALALAPGVWQLAAETVSTLLSAGSAREALDVLDGLTAAVAERGRLQLLRVQAHLAAGEPEAAAALLRAGIEVPDLREGEVSLDQLWATACPEEDLPARYDFRMHE
- a CDS encoding carbohydrate ABC transporter permease, with the protein product MAAPAVPAPAVRAPARRAGAGSAASGPLARRRRQIFWPFLLPALLVYVVFFIGPTAASVWISFHRWNGIGEMEPRGFDNYLLLLDDSVFLTSFANTMVILVGVGLATFVVSFAFTMVLREMRGRKFVRSVLFFPYIIAPLVLSVLWGFLFSNEGLVNAAWTAISGGDGPKWLSDHLFAIVAIGLVWINTGFYTTVIMAGVDRIPPELYEDCSLAGANAWQRFRYVTLPLSWEVVATAAVIWTISSLKIFEFIYAFGGTPNDMPTPGIWNSALFVYGQTFGNRVPQYQFGYASAAAVATLAVIIVLVVLLRRLMRREAIQF